In a single window of the Penaeus monodon isolate SGIC_2016 chromosome 3, NSTDA_Pmon_1, whole genome shotgun sequence genome:
- the LOC119585608 gene encoding uncharacterized protein LOC119585608, translating to MLDADDSNRPERRSALIAHELSRLDVDIAALSEVRFHDVGSLRAWRRKDRFYSELRGHIQSIRADDKVIILGDFNARVGQDVDASKGVSWQTRRWKRNDNGRLLLELCTEQQLVITNTTLPAKGQNETTWMHPWSKHWHLIDYVLVRQKRPQGCPSHQSDAQLHFKPKPRKGGPPTKKFDLEKLQSSEVKADFQADLQSKLESVDCRKDPSPETLWDQLKTAILQTSEEVLGFTTKRNKDWFDENNQEIQELLTKKRSAHQAHLAQPSCPVKKAVFRLICSNLQRKLREIQNEGFYEALKVVYGPTHHVQSPLRSADGQVLFTDKTSILSRWSEHFQALFSADRVVQDSAVLRICQKPVIEELDELPSIEEISKAIEQLKCGKAAGVDGIPPEIWKDGGPTLHSKLHELLVCCWEQSKLPRDLRDAVLITLYKNKGEKSDCSNYRG from the exons ATGCTCGACGCAGATGACAGCAACCGACCTGAACGTCGCTCCGCTCTGATTGCACACGAACTATCCAGGTTGGATGTCGATATTGCTGCCCTTAGCGAGGTCCGATTCCATGATGTAGGCAGCCTCCGAGCATGGCGCCG AAAAGACAGGTTCTACTCGGAGCTCCGCGGCCATATCCAAAGCATCCGTGCAGACGACAAGGTAATAATCCTCGGCGATTTCAACGCCAGAGTAGGTCAAGATGTAGATGCCTCAAAAGGAGTTTCTTGGCAGACACGGCGTTGGAAACGCAACGACAATGGGCGCTTGCTGTTGGAGCTTTGCACTGAGCAGCAACtggtcatcaccaacaccactctTCCAGCAAAAGGACAGAATGAAACAACCTGGATGCACCCTTGGTCCAAACATTGGCACCTCATAGACTACGTCCTAGTGCGCCAAAAAAGACCTCAAGGATGTCCTTCACACCAGAGTGATGCCCA GCTGCACTTCAAACCCAAACCaaggaagggggggccccccacgaAAAAGTTCGATCTCGAGAAGCTTCAGTCATCTGAAGTGAAAGCTGACTTTCAGGCAGACCTACAGTCCAAGCTTGAGAGCGTCGACTGCCGCAAAGACCCCTCACCTGAAACCCTCTGGGATCAACTGAAGACTGCCATCCTGCAAACATCTGAAGAAGTTCTTGGGTTTACCACCAAGAGGAACAAAGACTGGTTCGATGAGAACAACCAAGAGATCCAGGAACTGCTGACGAAGAAGAGGTCAGCCCATCAGGCCCACCTGGCTCAGCCATCATGTCCTGTGAAGAAAGCTGTCTTCCGTCTCATTTGCAGCAACCTCCAGCGCAAGCTTCGAGAGATCCAGAATGA AGGCTTCTATGAAGCCCTAAAGGTAGTATATGGTCCTACTCACCACGTCCAGAGTCCTTTGCGCAGTGCAGATGGCCAGGTGCTCTTCACAGACAAAACTTCCATCCTGAGCCGTTGGTCTGAGCATTTTCAGGCCCTCTTCAGCGCTGACCGCGTCGTCCAGGACTCAGCAGTTCTCCGCATTTGTCAGAAGCCAGTCATAGAGGAATTGGATGAACTACCATCTATAGAAGAAATTTCAAAAGCCATAGAGCAGCTGAAGTGTGGCAAGGCAGCAGGAGTTGATGGGATCCCACCAGAGATCTGGAAAGATGGGGGACCAACACTACACAGCAAGCTCCACGAACTCCTTGTCTGTTGTTGGGAGCAGAGCAAGCTTCCAAGAGACCTCCGTGATGCAGTCCTTATCACTTTGtacaagaacaaaggagaaaagtcgGACTGCTCAAACTACCGGGGATAA